From a region of the Acidicapsa acidisoli genome:
- a CDS encoding alpha/beta fold hydrolase, with amino-acid sequence MARKKLFWTLSVAFLAGLTCAGSAFYSCPTWVFGHIQELRMRATGAESRVVMIDGHRIHYYVSGPVSGSPIVLIHGLGGRSEDFVSLTPYLEKSGYRVYAPDLLGFGQSEEPINATYSISDQASLVANFFDAMGLRRTDLAGWSMGGWIAQKVAVDHPERVSRLILMDSAGLTMPPTWDTRLFTPTTPAELDQLDALLMPHPPAVPRFVAKDILRISASYAWVVKRAVASMLTAKDVMDEDLPSLKMPVLILWGRLDRITPLSEGEAIHLLIPQSHMVVASGCGHLAPLSCSSVFGPAITRFLETSYSRPASQPMIVGE; translated from the coding sequence ATGGCTAGGAAAAAGCTTTTTTGGACACTTTCCGTCGCGTTCCTCGCCGGTTTGACATGCGCAGGATCGGCCTTTTATTCGTGCCCGACCTGGGTGTTCGGCCATATTCAGGAACTGCGGATGCGCGCCACCGGCGCCGAAAGCCGCGTTGTGATGATCGACGGCCACCGCATTCACTACTACGTGAGCGGCCCGGTTTCAGGCTCGCCCATCGTACTGATTCATGGACTGGGCGGCCGATCCGAGGATTTCGTCAGCCTGACGCCGTATCTCGAAAAAAGCGGATATCGCGTCTACGCCCCTGATTTGCTGGGCTTTGGACAATCCGAAGAGCCGATCAATGCCACCTACTCGATCAGCGATCAGGCTAGTCTGGTTGCGAACTTTTTCGACGCCATGGGCTTGAGGCGAACGGACCTGGCAGGCTGGTCCATGGGGGGATGGATCGCACAGAAGGTTGCGGTTGATCATCCCGAGCGCGTGAGCCGCTTGATTCTGATGGATAGCGCCGGGCTGACGATGCCGCCCACGTGGGACACGCGGCTCTTCACCCCTACAACTCCTGCCGAGCTGGATCAGTTGGACGCTTTGCTGATGCCGCATCCCCCAGCAGTTCCCCGGTTTGTGGCGAAGGATATTCTGCGCATCTCGGCCAGCTATGCATGGGTGGTCAAGCGAGCCGTGGCATCGATGCTCACGGCGAAAGATGTGATGGATGAGGACCTGCCGTCGCTGAAGATGCCGGTACTGATTCTGTGGGGCCGATTGGACAGGATCACTCCGCTGAGCGAGGGCGAGGCAATTCACCTGTTGATTCCACAATCGCACATGGTGGTCGCCTCGGGCTGCGGGCATCTGGCTCCGCTAAGCTGCTCTAGTGTGTTTGGTCCGGCAATCACACGGTTTCTGGAGACTTCGTATTCCCGGCCTGCGAGCCAGCCCATGATAGTTGGGGAATAG
- the purB gene encoding adenylosuccinate lyase, whose amino-acid sequence MIDRYTLPEMGRIWTEENKYRCWLQVESAASTILAEDGVIPAAAAEAIATRASFEVGRIQAIEAEVKHDVIAFTTAVAESLKVQGLEAESRWLHYGLTSNDIVDTAQALQVKEAAILIREALVAFLEVLKRRAIEFKHTPTIGRTHGIHAEPTTFGLKILNWYAEMQRNLVRFDAAAEDMRVGKLSGAVGTFGHLKPEHEERICARLGLKPAPVATQVIQRDRHAAFISVLALIGSTLDKIAVEVRHLQRTEVREAQEYFSEKQKGSSAMPHKKNPITSEQISGLARVLRSNAQAAFENIPLWHERDISHSSVERVIFPDSTILTHYLLTKTSSLIDRLLVYPARMMRNLESTGGLIFSGQLLLDLAEAGMMREDAYRLVQGHAMRAWKEDLVFRDEVARNAEITALLSTDQLAKTFDMTRQLGNVDAIFIRVLKGESQK is encoded by the coding sequence TTGATCGATCGTTATACGCTGCCCGAGATGGGCCGCATCTGGACCGAAGAAAACAAGTACCGCTGCTGGCTTCAGGTGGAGTCTGCAGCGAGCACCATTCTTGCCGAGGACGGCGTCATTCCAGCCGCCGCTGCGGAGGCCATCGCTACCCGCGCCAGCTTTGAGGTAGGCCGCATTCAGGCCATCGAAGCTGAAGTGAAGCATGACGTGATCGCCTTCACCACGGCCGTCGCTGAGTCGCTCAAGGTGCAAGGGCTAGAGGCCGAGTCCCGCTGGCTGCATTACGGCCTCACTTCCAATGACATCGTCGATACCGCGCAGGCTTTGCAGGTGAAGGAAGCTGCGATTCTGATTCGGGAAGCTCTGGTCGCTTTCCTGGAAGTGCTCAAACGCCGCGCTATCGAGTTCAAGCACACGCCAACGATTGGACGCACGCATGGAATCCACGCGGAACCGACCACGTTTGGCCTCAAGATCCTCAACTGGTACGCCGAGATGCAGCGCAATCTGGTGCGCTTCGACGCCGCGGCGGAAGATATGCGTGTGGGCAAGCTTTCGGGCGCGGTCGGGACATTTGGTCACCTGAAGCCGGAACATGAGGAGCGCATCTGCGCGCGGCTTGGTCTCAAACCGGCTCCGGTAGCGACGCAGGTGATCCAGCGCGACCGTCATGCCGCATTTATTTCGGTGCTGGCGCTGATCGGGTCAACACTGGATAAAATTGCGGTCGAGGTGCGGCATTTGCAGCGCACGGAGGTTCGCGAGGCGCAGGAGTACTTCAGCGAAAAGCAAAAGGGCTCCTCGGCGATGCCGCACAAGAAAAATCCCATCACGTCGGAGCAGATCAGTGGCCTGGCGCGCGTGCTGCGCAGCAATGCGCAGGCGGCGTTTGAAAACATTCCGCTCTGGCATGAACGCGATATCTCGCATTCGTCGGTCGAGCGGGTCATCTTCCCGGATTCGACGATCCTCACGCACTATCTTCTGACGAAGACCTCATCGCTGATCGACCGGCTGCTCGTGTACCCGGCACGCATGATGCGCAATCTGGAAAGCACTGGCGGCCTCATTTTTTCGGGCCAACTACTGCTCGATCTCGCCGAGGCTGGCATGATGCGCGAGGATGCCTATCGCCTTGTGCAAGGCCACGCCATGCGCGCGTGGAAAGAGGATCTCGTCTTTCGCGACGAAGTAGCGCGGAATGCGGAGATTACCGCGCTGCTTTCGACCGACCAGCTCGCCAAGACTTTTGACATGACGCGGCAACTCGGTAATGTAGACGCTATCTTTATTCGTGTACTTAAAGGCGAATCGCAAAAGTAA
- a CDS encoding uracil-DNA glycosylase family protein, which produces MPPEEIDSLRKKLDQLDLKGTKIRPFKGLPVMDKAFFPGGNGLFEGSGGTLPRDGILVLGSNFGCVADFIDEAGNLVRLDETFSSATWKGLRSILPKTPIKFDECFFTNAWPYLHEGKSNLTKGLISIWLRDDSLMKEGVRFFKETLSTIQPRLIVALGTGAPIFLSRIWPRELEAWGGNSTTSMDEIPMAEVSLDCRVAVCTAITHPSWPPNANLRKAPYQGREGEIRLLKEAAARAGIG; this is translated from the coding sequence ATGCCACCAGAGGAAATTGATTCATTACGAAAGAAACTTGATCAGCTGGACTTGAAAGGGACAAAAATACGTCCATTCAAGGGGCTTCCGGTGATGGATAAAGCATTCTTTCCCGGTGGCAACGGATTGTTTGAGGGGAGTGGAGGCACTCTGCCTAGGGATGGGATTCTTGTTCTCGGTTCCAATTTTGGCTGCGTTGCAGATTTCATCGATGAAGCTGGAAATCTAGTGCGACTTGACGAGACATTCAGCAGTGCTACATGGAAAGGGTTACGGAGTATTCTTCCGAAAACCCCGATCAAATTTGACGAGTGCTTCTTTACGAACGCTTGGCCCTACTTGCACGAGGGTAAAAGCAATCTTACGAAGGGGCTAATCTCTATTTGGTTGCGAGATGATTCCCTTATGAAGGAAGGTGTCCGTTTCTTCAAAGAGACGCTTTCCACGATTCAGCCTAGACTCATAGTGGCATTAGGTACTGGGGCGCCAATATTTCTGAGCCGAATATGGCCCAGAGAGTTAGAGGCATGGGGAGGTAATTCGACCACTTCCATGGATGAAATACCAATGGCAGAGGTCAGTTTAGACTGTAGAGTCGCGGTCTGTACTGCAATTACTCATCCCTCATGGCCACCGAATGCTAACCTCAGAAAAGCTCCATATCAGGGTCGTGAGGGCGAAATCAGACTCCTTAAAGAAGCCGCTGCCAGAGCCGGAATTGGATAG
- a CDS encoding UbiX family flavin prenyltransferase encodes MEAANLIVAMTGASGSVFARELLCVLEKDARAARVHFLPSENSLRVLAEELQISGRNNLVEKLLGHAPAKTIQLSDHDIGASIASGSYPSSGMIVLPCSMGTLASIASGFADTLISRAADVTLKERRPLILCVRETPFNRIHLRNMQLASDAGAVIFPVIPAFYNRPIDSTEMARQFVYRVLAHIGLPQKDAYIWKPGE; translated from the coding sequence GTGGAGGCCGCAAATCTCATAGTCGCCATGACGGGCGCGTCCGGTTCTGTCTTTGCGCGCGAGCTTTTGTGCGTCTTAGAAAAAGATGCGCGCGCAGCGCGGGTCCATTTTCTGCCCTCGGAGAACTCGCTTCGTGTGCTTGCTGAAGAGCTTCAGATCAGCGGGCGCAACAACTTAGTCGAAAAGCTGCTGGGCCACGCGCCGGCGAAGACCATCCAGCTTTCCGATCACGATATCGGCGCGTCGATTGCCAGCGGCAGCTATCCATCGAGTGGAATGATCGTGCTGCCGTGCAGCATGGGTACGCTCGCTTCGATCGCCAGCGGTTTCGCCGACACACTCATCAGCCGCGCTGCGGACGTTACGTTGAAAGAGCGCCGTCCGCTGATTCTCTGCGTGCGCGAAACGCCCTTCAACCGGATTCATCTGCGCAATATGCAGTTAGCTTCGGATGCGGGCGCGGTGATATTTCCGGTTATTCCGGCTTTCTATAATCGGCCCATCGATTCGACCGAGATGGCGCGGCAATTTGTCTATCGCGTCCTCGCCCACATCGGTTTGCCGCAGAAGGACGCGTATATCTGGAAGCCCGGCGAATAG